The Vitis vinifera cultivar Pinot Noir 40024 chromosome 3, ASM3070453v1 region aggcccacgaaattaagtattattaatttcatggtttattctaAAGGGACCACGGTGTTCCTTAAGTCAGTCGATGCATCGAACTATATCAAAGACCACAAGTATATATATGAGCTTTTAAAGACTATTATCAAAGAAGTCGGTAAggaaaatgtggtccaaattgtcacagataatgggtcggcattcatgaaagcagggaaacaattgatgaagaagtatGACTTATATTGGACTCCGTGTGCGGCACACTGCATCGacttaatctttgaagacatCGGTAAAAGACCCAATGTTATCGAGGTGATAAACAATGCTCGCAAGAtaactaacttcatttacaatcatggttggttactagcacaaatgagaaagtattgtggtggagacattgttcgaccaggagctacaaggtttgctaccaattatattgctcttgacagtcttctaaaaaaaagggctgatttgaaaaaattgtttataagTGATGAATGGGCACAACACAAACTCAGTCGAACAAAACTTGGACGAGAATTGGAGCAATTATTGTTTGACCATACGTATTGGGACAGATtgacaaatatagtttcattatatgagccATTATACGTGGTGCTTCGACTTGTGGATTCTGAAATTGTTCCcacaatgccatttgtgtacgagcttatgcaagtgatgaaagagaaccttattcgtcaaggagctggagattggatgttcaaaataatacaagatcgttggcagaaaacactaaaacatccacttcatgcagcaggtacttaaatactatatatctttataagtttttactttgtatttaagtttctttaaaaaaaaaatactaactctactaaattttattgtagcatacttcttgaatccaagatttcaatataggcgtggagttggtagtgatccGGAACTACTTCAAGCTGTCCATgatgtttttgcaaaattagatcCAACTACTAAATCgcttggtcaatttggaaatgaggtgaataaaaaattgttatttttgtcaataaaacaataatttcattcatcaatttatttgaacgtttactaacaaattaaatattgaatacatagcttgtactttttcgagatgcaaaaagaggattcggtGATCGAGCGGCAATTGCAtcaaggtcaaccatggtgccTGGTGAgtctttataggaaaaaattgattattattattgtaagttcaccacataagtatttatatgattgTCAAATTCGTTGCAGCTGAATGGTGGTTTATGTATGGGAatcaaacacctacattgagaaagttagccatcaaagttctctcacaaactgcgtcatcttctgcatgtgagagaaattggagcacgtttgctctcatccacacaaagcaacgaaatcgtttggcttactctcgattggagcaattagtgttttgttactataatatgaggctaaagttacgcgatatggaggcagaaaatgatcgagttgctgaaaaagattaccttgatctccttgacatttcagccgaggtgggtgaagaagaagataatcagttgTTCCAGTGGGTTAGGCCTATACACTTGGATGACGAAGTTGGAAATCCTGATCCACGAATTGCCGCTCATGCTcgagaatttggagttaatgttgAACATGTGTTGTCCGAAGAAGTTCACTGtgaaagttttagcaaagatactGATGATTCTCTTCATGCGACATATTCCCAGCAAGAAATTGACTCCACAAGTGCTGGccatagtagtagacctagtgctgcaggtacttctgcttctggttacgatggttcaagaggtggaactAATGATGGAGGTGATAATGGGGGAGGAGATATTGATGAACGTCGACATAGTCAATATCCAATCAACCAATttacttgtgaaaatgatttcacacactgcacacaggatgaagaccatggctctagaagagctggtccaggcataggagctattgggaggccttatagaggaagagaacgaatgatggaaccatataatgaggagttactttcagggagttttgaatctatgagtatagggactcaatttagtgactcctcgaatgaggctaacgtctaccctcctcatgtgatgagttatggtcaaccttcaagttcaacagatgaagagtatggtatgtcACATTATTCCCCTTCCAGACAAATGCCATACCAAATTCCATATCAGATGGAAGAAGGATTTGGCGTTAACACATGGGTGAACTTTGAGTATCCTATCCATGTAGAAGCAGTAGGcaggactcaagagatatatgcatggcatgttagaatttataaccaatattatcgaggctcattgacttggtaccaatattgtctccaacagcaagccggggttccttcatctatcaatcccattgaaccacatcgaaactcattttggtactaaagggacattgcaatgtaatgtgtacaaattattgttatttaatgaaatgaagtatttgatgtgactttataatgagaacaattacgaaattaacatttcttatagatcgacatgatataattacatctaatattgcaaattatatcatatatatatcaaatttttcaataaaacaattttaaaatgtctattatacttctaattatattattatgaggtttttcttacatttccatgagtttttaacaattttaagcctaccaaaaatatccaccgatatatcttcgatatatccgatatatccgtaaaatcgaattaccgatatatccgtgattaccgatattttcatccttgggtgAGGGTAGGTGGGACAAGTGggaaagagagaggagagagaagaaaaaagaaaaagaaaaaagaaaaataaaaataaaataatttataaaataataaaaactaaggattaaataatataaataaaaaaatttagatataattgaaatttaaataaaattgaattcaaaattaatataaaaataaaattagaataaattttagaattgaCAAAAGATAATTAAGTATATAATGTAAGCAACTTTGTTTTCTTTGATAAACTTTAAGCAAATAATTCTTAATCTCTCTAGTAGTAATTACTCTAATTTAAAAccgaattt contains the following coding sequences:
- the LOC104878865 gene encoding uncharacterized protein LOC104878865 — encoded protein: MGTHHTHLVNEDDDDEDAEEEDVYMYPTDMHPDERDAYRSAVRASKASNWEREQHENIVGSKRKSGESSTGIPSTMRKSQSMRHSHHSPPIAPSLYKLTNIVSLYEPLYVVLRLVDSEIVPTMPFVYELMQVMKENLIRQGAGDWMFKIIQDRWQKTLKHPLHAAAYFLNPRFQYRRGVGSDPELLQAVHDVFAKLDPTTKSLGQFGNELVLFRDAKRGFGDRAAIASRSTMVPAEWWFMYGNQTPTLRKLAIKVLSQTASSSACERNWSTFALIHTKQRNRLAYSRLEQLVFCYYNMRLKLRDMEAENDRVAEKDYLDLLDISAEVGEEEDNQLFQWVRPIHLDDEVGNPDPRIAAHAREFGVNVEHVLSEEVHCESFSKDTDDSLHATYSQQEIDSTSPKCKLSTSLPKPELPFLIGHRFENRKQY